Proteins encoded by one window of Lathyrus oleraceus cultivar Zhongwan6 chromosome 1, CAAS_Psat_ZW6_1.0, whole genome shotgun sequence:
- the LOC127133891 gene encoding dof zinc finger protein DOF5.4, whose protein sequence is MQEFHSIEGVNHHQHLNHALKCPRCDSFNTKFCYYNNYNLSQPRHFCKNCRRYWTKGGVLRNVPVGGGSRKSKHSKNSKAVSSSSSTASSPPGADEHKSNSESSTFTAAATEAISNTPISNATVTPRSKNDAFLFGNNIIDASSFGFGFNHQHQQQHGNDQVHVAQQQNSHQRLSLLHQQQLSNGFGSLDWEASAGNCLFDVPNTVDQSYWTHSHWSDHHVNHSSLFHLP, encoded by the coding sequence ATGCAAGAATTTCACTCCATCGAAGGCGTTAATCATCATCAACATCTTAATCATGCTTTGAAGTGTCCTCGTTGTGATTCCTTTAACACAAAGTTCTGCTACTACAACAACTACAACCTCTCTCAGCCTCGCCATTTCTGTAAAAACTGCCGCCGTTACTGGACCAAAGGCGGCGTCCTCCGTAACGTCCCCGTCGGCGGCGGTTCCCGCAAATCAAAGCACTCCAAAAACTCAAAGGCAGTTTCATCTTCCTCCAGTACGGCTTCATCACCACCGGGGGCGGACGAGCACAAGTCCAACAGTGAAAGCTCCACCTTCACCGCCGCCGCCACGGAGGCGATATCCAACACTCCGATATCTAACGCTACCGTTACTCCAAGATCAAAAAACGATGCGTTTTTGTTTGGGAACAATATTATAGATGCGTCGTCGTTTGGGTTCGGTTTTAATCATCAACATCAACAGCAACACGGGAATGATCAGGTACACGTAGCACAGCAACAGAACAGCCATCAACGGTTGTCGTTGCTCCATCAGCAGCAGTTATCAAATGGATTTGGATCGTTGGATTGGGAAGCTAGTGCGGGTAATTGTTTGTTTGATGTTCCTAACACCGTTGATCAGTCGTATTGGACACATTCACATTGGTCTGATCATCATGTTAATCACTCTTCTCTTTTTCATCTTCCATGA